In the Qipengyuania pelagi genome, one interval contains:
- the hisA gene encoding 1-(5-phosphoribosyl)-5-[(5-phosphoribosylamino)methylideneamino]imidazole-4-carboxamide isomerase — protein sequence MIVFPAIDLKNGQVVRLAEGDMDRATVYGDDPTAQALLFADAGAEHLHVVDLDGAFAGESRNREAVERIVEAFPGHVQLGGGIRKPSDVEGWFALGVSRLVIGSAALKDPQFVKDMAKEWENGIVVAVDARDGMVATEGWAEVSDVPVHDMARRFEDAGVASLLFTDIGRDGLLKGCNIDATLDLARRTSLPVIASGGVKGLDDIHVLSLHAHEGIEGVITGRALYDGRLDLGAALAMARRGEGRG from the coding sequence ATGATCGTCTTTCCTGCCATCGATCTGAAGAACGGCCAGGTGGTGCGCCTCGCCGAAGGCGATATGGACCGTGCCACCGTCTATGGTGACGATCCCACCGCGCAGGCGCTGCTGTTCGCGGACGCAGGCGCCGAGCATCTCCATGTCGTCGATCTCGACGGAGCCTTCGCGGGCGAGAGCCGTAATCGCGAAGCGGTCGAGCGGATCGTCGAGGCGTTTCCCGGCCATGTCCAATTGGGTGGCGGGATCCGCAAACCTTCCGATGTCGAGGGCTGGTTCGCTCTGGGCGTATCGCGACTGGTGATCGGATCGGCGGCCCTCAAGGACCCGCAATTCGTCAAGGACATGGCGAAGGAATGGGAAAACGGCATCGTCGTCGCGGTCGATGCGCGCGACGGGATGGTGGCGACCGAGGGCTGGGCGGAAGTCTCCGACGTGCCCGTCCACGACATGGCACGCCGGTTCGAGGATGCGGGCGTTGCCTCGCTCCTGTTCACCGATATCGGGCGCGACGGGCTGCTGAAGGGCTGCAATATCGACGCCACGCTCGATCTAGCGCGCCGGACCAGTCTTCCGGTGATCGCCAGCGGCGGGGTGAAGGGGCTGGACGATATCCACGTCCTGTCGCTGCACGCTCACGAGGGGATCGAGGGGGTCATCACCGGGCGTGCGCTGTATGATGGGCGGCTCGACCTCGGCGCGGCGCTGGCGATGGCGCGGAGAGGCGAGGGGCGCGGGTGA